Proteins from a single region of Mytilus trossulus isolate FHL-02 chromosome 2, PNRI_Mtr1.1.1.hap1, whole genome shotgun sequence:
- the LOC134705769 gene encoding uncharacterized protein LOC134705769 produces the protein MQVLPSTINTNPTTPLAIFHCIDHNWSKLHYCSRKKRTAWRFENTFMSETLALLSISNGLAPTKSALTGSTSLPPCVDHDHRCLQVSYKNLLCNPNALPDTKRYAIQTCPFTCNYCAEYLAGFTPTLTTGPPCEDKMNCTILVASNTCDVPIVKTRCAKSCNICSQGTLLNVQPVG, from the exons atgcAAGTCCTTCCAAGCACGATAAACACTAATCCAACAACACCTTTGGCAATCTTCCATTGTATAGATCACAACTGGAGTAAACTACACTACTGCAGCAGGAAGAAAAGAACAGCATGGAGATTCGAGAACACGTTTATGTCAGAAACTTTGGCTTTGTTGAGCAtaa GTAACGGCCTAGCACCTACTAAGTCAGCATTGACGG gtTCTACCAGTTTACCTCCATGTGTAGATCATGATCATAGATGTTTACAAGTTTCCTACAAAAACTTATTGTGCAATCCAAATGCACTACCTGATACAAAGAGATACGCTATTCAGACATGTCCTTTTACATGTAACTATTGCGCTGAATATTTAG ctGGTTTCACTCCGACTCTAACTACAG gaCCTCCTTGCGAAGacaaaatgaactgcaccatACTTGTCGCCAGCAACACATGTGATGTGCCTATAGTTAAAACCCGCTGTGCAAAGTCATGTAATATCTGTTCGCAAGGCACTCTTTTAAATGTACAACCAGTTGGATAA